Proteins from a single region of Carassius gibelio isolate Cgi1373 ecotype wild population from Czech Republic chromosome A5, carGib1.2-hapl.c, whole genome shotgun sequence:
- the LOC128000293 gene encoding drebrin-like protein A isoform X2, translating into MRAINLDAYSLSLLTAKEDILNPRASTNWALFTYEGVTNNLKLTDSGAGGLAELVGKFHSSWPMYGLCRVGLTETGQPQIVMVCWVGNSVDEIRRTECVSHVPAIKTFFKEAQVFITASEQDEVTEEQITAAFAKIRPPMERLRRTSRTMDEEETVGTNYKKTNAAMEMRRINRDSFWARAEREEEERKEEERRRTVEERRRWERERILQEKKEAEERERKMSEKLQMIEEQKRVQAQLEEEAEKEEKARWEQQKRELEEDMRARLRRSESIEKAAEAAALVSQRTINPREFFRQLSASSQNSSSPGSPRLGKSPFRRYQRSLTDTAFIFERANSTSGSTSPLSPSARSPFSRSQSTSSKCPPSPLSPPYRTIPSPQRPQTSPPTSPSPCSVPPVSPLPSLPVSRAPPLHRPPPQAPVHHPASPASPQLLDSQEKSVSHNYDISEELAVRTERPPTSLTENPLHTMELVTSSRDLCEPKPGVEFTAKAVLVEEDEEEVEELKEPSAMSAPPSDTHITTNYEEAVEEPEDVQTLISPLVEVEELEEPQSESEEEPEEQPSAESEELQANVDHLEPEEPRHVVPITDDEVEEDLPESQESCVNASEYDVMNEEGGSECGRPLNGTEDVDMSERHCYTVNREEEDDNEIQTEVVTENGKSSPERLLRVRALYDYQAEDDTELSFEPGDIISDVETVDKAWWRGSSKDGRQGLFPANYVETI; encoded by the exons GGCTTTATTTACGTATGAGGGTGTGACCAACAATCTCAAACTCACAGATTCCGGAG CTGGAGGTTTGGCAGAACTGGTTGGGAAATTTCACAGCAGCTGGCCAATGTATGGCCTCTGCAGGGTGGGACTTACAGAAACAGGACAACCACAGATTGTCATGGTCTGCTGG GTCGGTAACAGTGTGGATGAGATCCGCAGAACTGAATGTGTCAGCCATGTGCCTGCAATCAAAACCTTCttcaag GAAGCTCAAGTATTTATTACAGCCTCAGAGCAAGATGAGGTGACGGAGGAGCAGATAACAGCTGCTTTTGCAAAGATTCGACCTCCAATGGAGAGGCTGAGGAGAACCTCGAGGACGATGGATGAGGAGGAGACTGTG GGTACAAACTACAAGAAGACAAATGCTGCCATGGAGATGAGACGGATTAACAGAGACTCCTTCTGGGCACGAGCGGAG CgtgaggaggaggagagaaaggAGGAAGAACGTCGGAGGACTGTAGAAGAGCGACGACGCTGGGAGAGAGAACGAATTCTACAGGAAAAAAAAGAGGctgaagagagggagagaaagatgaGCGAAAAGCTACAGATGATTGAAGAACAAAA AAGGGTCCAGGCTCAGCTTGAGGAAGAGgctgaaaaagaggaaaaagcGAGATGG GAGCAGCAGAAGAGGGAGCTCGAGGAGGACATGAGGGCCCGGCTCAGACGCAGCGAGTCCATTGAGAAAGCAGCA GAGGCAGCAGCACTTGTTTCCCAGCGCACCATCAATCCCAGAGAGTTTTTCAGGCAGTTATCGGCATCCTCGCAAAATTCTTCAAGCCCTGGTTCACCACGTTTAG GGAAATCTCCATTCCGTCGCTACCAACGCAGTTTAACAGACACAGCCTTCATCTTTGAAAGGGCCAATTCCACTTCTGGTTCCACGTCCCCTCTCAGTCCGTCTGCAAGGTCTCCGTTCTCACGCAGCCAATCCACATCCTCCAAATGTCCACCGTCCCCACTTAGTCCACCATACCGGACGATCCCCTCACCACAGCGCCCTCAGACATCTCCTCCCACATCACCTTCCCCATGCTCTGTCCCACCAGTATCACCTCTACCCAGTCTGCCTGTCTCCAGAGCCCCTCCACTCCACCGGCCACCTCCTCAAGCCCCAGTCCACCATCCAGCTTCCCCTGCATCTCCACAGCTGCTGGATAGTCAAGAGAAATCAGTGTCTCACAACTATGACATCAGTGAAGAACTTGCTGTCAGAACAGAACGTCCTCCAACTTCACTCACAGAAAACCCACTGCACACTATGG AGCTTGTAACCAGCTCTAGAGACCTGTGTGAACCAAAACCAGGAGTGGAGTTCACTGCCAAGGCTGTGCTTGTCgaagaagacgaagaagaggTAGAGGAACTAAAGGAACCTTCAGCCATGTCAGCTCCACCTTCAGATACACATATCACCACAAACTATGAAGAAGCAGTAGAAGAGCCTGAGGATGTGCAGACTCTCATCAGCCCCCTGGTGGAGGTTGAGGAACTAGAGGAACCACAGTCAGAGTCTGAGGAGGAACCTGAGGAGCAGCCTTCTGCAGAATCTGAGGAATTACAGGCAAATGTGGACCATTTAGAACCTGAAGAGCCCAGACATGTGGTACCAATCACAGATGATGAAGTTGAGGAGGACCTACCAGAGAGCCAAG AGTCATGTGTGAATGCCTCAGAGTATGATGTGATGAATGAAGAAGGTGGATCCGAATGTGGCAGACCACTGAATGGCACAG AGGATGTTGATATGTCTGAGCGGCACTGTTATACAGTTAATCGTGAGGAGGAAGATGACAATGAAATCCAGACGGAGGTGGTGACTGAGAATGGCAAA TCATCACCAGAAAGACTTCTGCGTGTGAGAGCGTTATATGACTACCAAGCAG AGGACGACACTGAGCTCTCATTTGAACCGGGTGACATCATCAGTGATGTGGAAACAGTCGACAAGGCGTGGTGGAGGGGCTCCAGCAAAGATGGACGCCAGGGGCTCTTTCCTGCCAACTATGTAGAGACCATCTAA
- the LOC128000293 gene encoding drebrin-like protein A isoform X3 yields the protein MRAINLDAYSLSLLTAKEDILNPRASTNWALFTYEGVTNNLKLTDSGAGGLAELVGKFHSSWPMYGLCRVGLTETGQPQIVMVCWVGNSVDEIRRTECVSHVPAIKTFFKEAQVFITASEQDEVTEEQITAAFAKIRPPMERLRRTSRTMDEEETVGTNYKKTNAAMEMRRINRDSFWARAEREEEERKEEERRRTVEERRRWERERILQEKKEAEERERKMSEKLQMIEEQKVQAQLEEEAEKEEKARWEQQKRELEEDMRARLRRSESIEKAAEAAALVSQRTINPREFFRQLSASSQNSSSPGSPRLGKSPFRRYQRSLTDTAFIFERANSTSGSTSPLSPSARSPFSRSQSTSSKCPPSPLSPPYRTIPSPQRPQTSPPTSPSPCSVPPVSPLPSLPVSRAPPLHRPPPQAPVHHPASPASPQLLDSQEKSVSHNYDISEELAVRTERPPTSLTENPLHTMELVTSSRDLCEPKPGVEFTAKAVLVEEDEEEVEELKEPSAMSAPPSDTHITTNYEEAVEEPEDVQTLISPLVEVEELEEPQSESEEEPEEQPSAESEELQANVDHLEPEEPRHVVPITDDEVEEDLPESQESCVNASEYDVMNEEGGSECGRPLNGTVEDVDMSERHCYTVNREEEDDNEIQTEVVTENGKSSPERLLRVRALYDYQAEDDTELSFEPGDIISDVETVDKAWWRGSSKDGRQGLFPANYVETI from the exons GGCTTTATTTACGTATGAGGGTGTGACCAACAATCTCAAACTCACAGATTCCGGAG CTGGAGGTTTGGCAGAACTGGTTGGGAAATTTCACAGCAGCTGGCCAATGTATGGCCTCTGCAGGGTGGGACTTACAGAAACAGGACAACCACAGATTGTCATGGTCTGCTGG GTCGGTAACAGTGTGGATGAGATCCGCAGAACTGAATGTGTCAGCCATGTGCCTGCAATCAAAACCTTCttcaag GAAGCTCAAGTATTTATTACAGCCTCAGAGCAAGATGAGGTGACGGAGGAGCAGATAACAGCTGCTTTTGCAAAGATTCGACCTCCAATGGAGAGGCTGAGGAGAACCTCGAGGACGATGGATGAGGAGGAGACTGTG GGTACAAACTACAAGAAGACAAATGCTGCCATGGAGATGAGACGGATTAACAGAGACTCCTTCTGGGCACGAGCGGAG CgtgaggaggaggagagaaaggAGGAAGAACGTCGGAGGACTGTAGAAGAGCGACGACGCTGGGAGAGAGAACGAATTCTACAGGAAAAAAAAGAGGctgaagagagggagagaaagatgaGCGAAAAGCTACAGATGATTGAAGAACAAAA GGTCCAGGCTCAGCTTGAGGAAGAGgctgaaaaagaggaaaaagcGAGATGG GAGCAGCAGAAGAGGGAGCTCGAGGAGGACATGAGGGCCCGGCTCAGACGCAGCGAGTCCATTGAGAAAGCAGCA GAGGCAGCAGCACTTGTTTCCCAGCGCACCATCAATCCCAGAGAGTTTTTCAGGCAGTTATCGGCATCCTCGCAAAATTCTTCAAGCCCTGGTTCACCACGTTTAG GGAAATCTCCATTCCGTCGCTACCAACGCAGTTTAACAGACACAGCCTTCATCTTTGAAAGGGCCAATTCCACTTCTGGTTCCACGTCCCCTCTCAGTCCGTCTGCAAGGTCTCCGTTCTCACGCAGCCAATCCACATCCTCCAAATGTCCACCGTCCCCACTTAGTCCACCATACCGGACGATCCCCTCACCACAGCGCCCTCAGACATCTCCTCCCACATCACCTTCCCCATGCTCTGTCCCACCAGTATCACCTCTACCCAGTCTGCCTGTCTCCAGAGCCCCTCCACTCCACCGGCCACCTCCTCAAGCCCCAGTCCACCATCCAGCTTCCCCTGCATCTCCACAGCTGCTGGATAGTCAAGAGAAATCAGTGTCTCACAACTATGACATCAGTGAAGAACTTGCTGTCAGAACAGAACGTCCTCCAACTTCACTCACAGAAAACCCACTGCACACTATGG AGCTTGTAACCAGCTCTAGAGACCTGTGTGAACCAAAACCAGGAGTGGAGTTCACTGCCAAGGCTGTGCTTGTCgaagaagacgaagaagaggTAGAGGAACTAAAGGAACCTTCAGCCATGTCAGCTCCACCTTCAGATACACATATCACCACAAACTATGAAGAAGCAGTAGAAGAGCCTGAGGATGTGCAGACTCTCATCAGCCCCCTGGTGGAGGTTGAGGAACTAGAGGAACCACAGTCAGAGTCTGAGGAGGAACCTGAGGAGCAGCCTTCTGCAGAATCTGAGGAATTACAGGCAAATGTGGACCATTTAGAACCTGAAGAGCCCAGACATGTGGTACCAATCACAGATGATGAAGTTGAGGAGGACCTACCAGAGAGCCAAG AGTCATGTGTGAATGCCTCAGAGTATGATGTGATGAATGAAGAAGGTGGATCCGAATGTGGCAGACCACTGAATGGCACAG tagAGGATGTTGATATGTCTGAGCGGCACTGTTATACAGTTAATCGTGAGGAGGAAGATGACAATGAAATCCAGACGGAGGTGGTGACTGAGAATGGCAAA TCATCACCAGAAAGACTTCTGCGTGTGAGAGCGTTATATGACTACCAAGCAG AGGACGACACTGAGCTCTCATTTGAACCGGGTGACATCATCAGTGATGTGGAAACAGTCGACAAGGCGTGGTGGAGGGGCTCCAGCAAAGATGGACGCCAGGGGCTCTTTCCTGCCAACTATGTAGAGACCATCTAA
- the LOC128000293 gene encoding drebrin-like protein A isoform X1: MRAINLDAYSLSLLTAKEDILNPRASTNWALFTYEGVTNNLKLTDSGAGGLAELVGKFHSSWPMYGLCRVGLTETGQPQIVMVCWVGNSVDEIRRTECVSHVPAIKTFFKEAQVFITASEQDEVTEEQITAAFAKIRPPMERLRRTSRTMDEEETVGTNYKKTNAAMEMRRINRDSFWARAEREEEERKEEERRRTVEERRRWERERILQEKKEAEERERKMSEKLQMIEEQKRVQAQLEEEAEKEEKARWEQQKRELEEDMRARLRRSESIEKAAEAAALVSQRTINPREFFRQLSASSQNSSSPGSPRLGKSPFRRYQRSLTDTAFIFERANSTSGSTSPLSPSARSPFSRSQSTSSKCPPSPLSPPYRTIPSPQRPQTSPPTSPSPCSVPPVSPLPSLPVSRAPPLHRPPPQAPVHHPASPASPQLLDSQEKSVSHNYDISEELAVRTERPPTSLTENPLHTMELVTSSRDLCEPKPGVEFTAKAVLVEEDEEEVEELKEPSAMSAPPSDTHITTNYEEAVEEPEDVQTLISPLVEVEELEEPQSESEEEPEEQPSAESEELQANVDHLEPEEPRHVVPITDDEVEEDLPESQESCVNASEYDVMNEEGGSECGRPLNGTVEDVDMSERHCYTVNREEEDDNEIQTEVVTENGKSSPERLLRVRALYDYQAEDDTELSFEPGDIISDVETVDKAWWRGSSKDGRQGLFPANYVETI; encoded by the exons GGCTTTATTTACGTATGAGGGTGTGACCAACAATCTCAAACTCACAGATTCCGGAG CTGGAGGTTTGGCAGAACTGGTTGGGAAATTTCACAGCAGCTGGCCAATGTATGGCCTCTGCAGGGTGGGACTTACAGAAACAGGACAACCACAGATTGTCATGGTCTGCTGG GTCGGTAACAGTGTGGATGAGATCCGCAGAACTGAATGTGTCAGCCATGTGCCTGCAATCAAAACCTTCttcaag GAAGCTCAAGTATTTATTACAGCCTCAGAGCAAGATGAGGTGACGGAGGAGCAGATAACAGCTGCTTTTGCAAAGATTCGACCTCCAATGGAGAGGCTGAGGAGAACCTCGAGGACGATGGATGAGGAGGAGACTGTG GGTACAAACTACAAGAAGACAAATGCTGCCATGGAGATGAGACGGATTAACAGAGACTCCTTCTGGGCACGAGCGGAG CgtgaggaggaggagagaaaggAGGAAGAACGTCGGAGGACTGTAGAAGAGCGACGACGCTGGGAGAGAGAACGAATTCTACAGGAAAAAAAAGAGGctgaagagagggagagaaagatgaGCGAAAAGCTACAGATGATTGAAGAACAAAA AAGGGTCCAGGCTCAGCTTGAGGAAGAGgctgaaaaagaggaaaaagcGAGATGG GAGCAGCAGAAGAGGGAGCTCGAGGAGGACATGAGGGCCCGGCTCAGACGCAGCGAGTCCATTGAGAAAGCAGCA GAGGCAGCAGCACTTGTTTCCCAGCGCACCATCAATCCCAGAGAGTTTTTCAGGCAGTTATCGGCATCCTCGCAAAATTCTTCAAGCCCTGGTTCACCACGTTTAG GGAAATCTCCATTCCGTCGCTACCAACGCAGTTTAACAGACACAGCCTTCATCTTTGAAAGGGCCAATTCCACTTCTGGTTCCACGTCCCCTCTCAGTCCGTCTGCAAGGTCTCCGTTCTCACGCAGCCAATCCACATCCTCCAAATGTCCACCGTCCCCACTTAGTCCACCATACCGGACGATCCCCTCACCACAGCGCCCTCAGACATCTCCTCCCACATCACCTTCCCCATGCTCTGTCCCACCAGTATCACCTCTACCCAGTCTGCCTGTCTCCAGAGCCCCTCCACTCCACCGGCCACCTCCTCAAGCCCCAGTCCACCATCCAGCTTCCCCTGCATCTCCACAGCTGCTGGATAGTCAAGAGAAATCAGTGTCTCACAACTATGACATCAGTGAAGAACTTGCTGTCAGAACAGAACGTCCTCCAACTTCACTCACAGAAAACCCACTGCACACTATGG AGCTTGTAACCAGCTCTAGAGACCTGTGTGAACCAAAACCAGGAGTGGAGTTCACTGCCAAGGCTGTGCTTGTCgaagaagacgaagaagaggTAGAGGAACTAAAGGAACCTTCAGCCATGTCAGCTCCACCTTCAGATACACATATCACCACAAACTATGAAGAAGCAGTAGAAGAGCCTGAGGATGTGCAGACTCTCATCAGCCCCCTGGTGGAGGTTGAGGAACTAGAGGAACCACAGTCAGAGTCTGAGGAGGAACCTGAGGAGCAGCCTTCTGCAGAATCTGAGGAATTACAGGCAAATGTGGACCATTTAGAACCTGAAGAGCCCAGACATGTGGTACCAATCACAGATGATGAAGTTGAGGAGGACCTACCAGAGAGCCAAG AGTCATGTGTGAATGCCTCAGAGTATGATGTGATGAATGAAGAAGGTGGATCCGAATGTGGCAGACCACTGAATGGCACAG tagAGGATGTTGATATGTCTGAGCGGCACTGTTATACAGTTAATCGTGAGGAGGAAGATGACAATGAAATCCAGACGGAGGTGGTGACTGAGAATGGCAAA TCATCACCAGAAAGACTTCTGCGTGTGAGAGCGTTATATGACTACCAAGCAG AGGACGACACTGAGCTCTCATTTGAACCGGGTGACATCATCAGTGATGTGGAAACAGTCGACAAGGCGTGGTGGAGGGGCTCCAGCAAAGATGGACGCCAGGGGCTCTTTCCTGCCAACTATGTAGAGACCATCTAA